The Panicum hallii strain FIL2 chromosome 5, PHallii_v3.1, whole genome shotgun sequence genome contains the following window.
GGAAGTTCGGAAGTTGATCCTAATTTCAGTTGAGTCATAGGCTTATAGCACGAGGCCGTGGTGCTGCGATGCAAAGTTCAGCTACGTTGGTGATTGCATCTCAGGTAGACTTATCAATGCACGCCTAACGCTGTATACAAAGATGGCAAGTGACACGGAAAGCTGATACGACGTCAGTGCCCTGAAGATTTTCCAGATCGCAGGACCAATTGGCTTTCGTCGCGAAAGCGACGGTGCGTTGAGGATGGAATGGAACGGATCCGTCGGGTTGCAGGCAACCGAGGGAATGGCGTTTCCGGAGTGGCATCGCATGCAGCGAATCTCTAGTGAGGCTTCGTAGCTGGAGAGGTAATGGTTTATGGCTCCAGTGGTTTCTTTATCAtctaacttgatctttatataTTTTTCGTCTAAAATTTATAAGAGGTCGGTCCTTTTAGAATCTGACTCTTAGATTATCTAAGTTAAATTTTAAAATTATTTTAATACCTCTATTCGTAGCACCTAGAGATTTGCTGCCCGAATCAACTGAACCACTACAGCAGAAGTAGGTTCGTCTTCACGAATCACGAAGGCTATCAAACGAATACCCCCACTgaaatttggaaaaaaaaattaAGGGGGTAAACCACTAGAAACATAAGGTTCAGAGTTCAGAGGGACTTTCGGTACCTGTTCGATATTTGCTTCCGTGCTGATCCTGGCATGGCGCGCCAGATTACAGCGAAATCAAACGGCCGGGATCAGCAAATCATGATGGAATTTTATTCCCATTACACTAAGCAGCAGGAGCATTCACTGCAGGACGGATCAGCAGGACTATTTACAGTTGTACCTCTCATGCCTAGCCGAATTAAATTCTGAAAAGCTAGCAATCTATTTGATTAAAACTTAGCAGCATGCAGCTTTGAGCTTTAGAAGATGCCGTCGCAGAATCCAAATCCGTCATGGCCGGCAGAGCAGGCGAGTGAGTCCGTATGGGCGACGCATGCGCAGTTGACTTCTGGCACGGCGGCACATCGAATTTGACTTTGATCATCATCCACATACTGCGTATCTTTCTTTGATTGGCCATGGGTTAGCCGGTCCTTGAAATTGAAATAGCCGGCTGATGGTGGATCCAAGAGCTGAGACAAGTTACCCAACTGCTACTGGTGGTAAGGCCGGAACATGAGGTCTTTCAAACGAACATGAGGTCTGAAACCTGAACTTGTAAGGCCGACTCCAACGGCCGTCGACGTCGCCGGCTCAGCTAATAATTTATACGACGTGGAGGAGTGAGAATACGAAAAAACATCTAGCTGGCGGTGGGATAGTAGATAGTCTCGCACGTCTCCCAATGAGCTCTGTGCCTCTGCTCCCTCGTCCTTTGATACTACGCAGTCACGGTGTTccacattttattttttattttttttattatatGTACCCTCGTTTAGACTGTCTCCGGCGATATCCTCTAAATCTCATCCCCTATCCTTTTCCTCCGcatcaacttcattctctataccaaactttactccaacaacatcctctatttccatcctcTATACCACACAATCTCAATTTTTTACCGTGGCTACAGTATCCTCCATTTTAGAGAACCGGTATACCGGTGGAGATAGCCTAACGGGCTGGCCAAGTCAAGTCTCTGAAAAAGGAGATGTCTTGGAGCTCAGGAAAGAGAGAAGTTTTCGCTGGCAGCGATAATTTCAGATCCACATACAGCACCGGTGAAGTCGATGCTGTATGGCTCCCTGCCTGACGGTGACAGGCCTAGCGGCGAATGAGTGCGGTGAGGATGGAATGGGAACTATTCCGCCTGGTCGCAGGCCACCGAGACGCGCCTTCTTCGCGACCTCTCAATCAACTGAAGCGCTACAATGGAAGTACAGTAGTAGGCACGTATTCGTAGCGACGGTCGAAATCAAACGGCCGCAAAGAAGAGCTTCAGTACCTAGGACTAGGATATCTGCTTGACTGTTTTCCATGCTAATCCTGGCCTGAATCCTAAAATGGCAGCGAAATCACACATGGCGGCAGGGAATGCCGTAGGAAAAAATCAAACCAAACAGGTCTGGTTCAGCAAATCAATCGATGCACACATGTACGCCACAATTATAAGGGTTGGGGGTATAATACATGATAGTCATGGAGGATTATTATTCCCATTAACAACAACATTACGCAGGAGAGTTTACTCTAGGTGAAAATAATGCTAGAGGCACTCCAGCCCTTTTCCCCCCTGATCACATCTGCCGCTCACTCCTTCTTGGCCTTGTCTGGGACGTCGCCgccgggcgccgcggcggcgctgccctgggGCGCCATCATCTTCTTGAACTCCTCGAACCCGACGCACCCGTCGCCGTCCACGTCGACGCTGGCGATCATCCGCTCGCACTCCTCGGCGCCACACCCCTCCCCGATCTGCGCGAGCACCTTGCCCAGCTCGGCCGCCGTGATGCGGCCGTCGCCGTTGACGTCGTAGACGTCGAAGGCGGCGCGGAGCTCGGCCTCGAGCTCGCCGTCGTCCCCGcggccggcgcgcgcgtggAACGCCGCGAA
Protein-coding sequences here:
- the LOC112893880 gene encoding probable calcium-binding protein CML16; this encodes MSNGTEKQSHAAAAAEAQKQRPPAVSAEMQKVFSRFDADGDGRISPSELAAVSRAISPPPSSSHGGREVAAMMDELDADRDGYVDLGEFAAFHARAGRGDDGELEAELRAAFDVYDVNGDGRITAAELGKVLAQIGEGCGAEECERMIASVDVDGDGCVGFEEFKKMMAPQGSAAAAPGGDVPDKAKKE